A DNA window from Malus domestica chromosome 12, GDT2T_hap1 contains the following coding sequences:
- the LOC103450199 gene encoding histone H2B.9-like produces the protein MAPTKAEKKPVAEKAPAGEKKPTKAEKQIPKEGGGGVEMKKKKKVKKSTETYKIYIFKVLKQVHPDIGISSKAMGIMNSFINDIFEKLAQEASRLARYNKKPTITSREIQTAVRLVLPGELAKHAVSEGTKAVTKFTSC, from the coding sequence ATGGCGCCGACGAAGGCCGAGAAGAAGCCGGTGGCGGAGAAGGCACCGGCGGGGGAGAAGAAGCCGACGAAGGCGGAGAAGCAGATCCCGAAGGAAGGCGGAGGAGGCGtggaaatgaagaagaagaagaaggtaaaGAAATCGACAGAGACGTACAAGATCTACATCTTCAAGGTGCTGAAGCAGGTCCACCCGGACATCGGGATATCCAGCAAGGCCATGGGGATCATGAACAGCTTCATCAACGACATCTTCGAGAAGCTCGCACAGGAGGCGTCGCGTTTGGCCAGGTACAATAAGAAGCCGACGATCACGTCGAGGGAGATCCAGACCGCCGTCAGGTTGGTGCTTCCTGGTGAGCTCGCCAAACATGCCGTTTCCGAGGGCACCAAGGCCGTTACCAAGTTTACCAgttgttaa
- the LOC103406255 gene encoding histone H2A, with the protein METGGKFKKGAGGRRAGGPKKKPVTRSVRAGLQFPVGRIGRYLKHGRYAQRIGTGAPVYLAAVLEYLAAEVLELAGNAARDNKKNRIIPRHVLLAVRNDEELGKLLKGVTIAHGGVLPNINPVLLPKKHERVAKEPKSPVKAATKSPKKA; encoded by the exons ATGGAAACCGGTGGGAAGTTCAAGAAAGGCGCAGGAGGGAGGAGAGCCGGCGGTCCCAAGAAAAAACCGGTTACCCGGTCTGTGAGAGCTGGTCTGCAGTTCCCGGTCGGACGTATCGGCCGGTACTTGAAGCATGGCCGATACGCTCAGCGAATCGGAACCGGAGCTCCGGTTTATCTGGCTGCTGTGCTCGAGTACCTTGCTGCTGAG GTTTTGGAACTGGCTGGAAATGCTGCAAGAGACAACAAGAAGAATCGCATTATCCCAAGGCATGTGCTATTGGCCGTGAGGAACGATGAAGAACTTGGAAAGCTCCTGAAGGGTGTGACAATTGCTCATGGCGGTGTTCTTCCCAACATCAATCCTGTGCTTCTGCCAAAGAAGCATGAGAGGGTTGCGAAAGAGCCCAAGTCGCCCGTCAAAGCTGCCACCAAGTCCCCTAAGAAGGCATAA
- the LOC103450204 gene encoding uncharacterized protein, with protein MDISSPRGKSVLRNVDSLQGLQPSVNQEQIRTSLLEDYSVSGLVSAVGESLNISVGEVSTDVKDVGRGSTDIKDVGRESTDVKDVGKESRIDVKDVGRGSIDVKHVGKESIDVKHVGEVEHASDGYNTIGVEKRNTHEDPNAQQGKVTRKCLNKCAIFPNPTGVLSPNASASIVKEEPKEALCGDEHHHQACLCSVSLPAPTKLLSALKGSREKEGLSPGKLSVTWAPDVYDPPATSMSHTVTGKKQQKSKNKKNWKKDGKKGQKSSSSRGKDKKQYRKSGASERCHRSLDPRETLVDPNNGFGELVVGSPDQHSYCGSSFLKNSLTNVHYPVAEAL; from the exons ATGGACATAAGCTCTCCTCGTGGGAAATCGGTGTTGCGAAATGTAGACAGTTTGCAAGGTTTGCAGCCCTCTGTGAACCAAGAGCAAATTCGTACTAGTTTGCTTGAAGATTATTCGGTAAGCGGTCTTGTAAGTGCTGTCGGTGAGTCCTTGAATATCAGCGTTGGAGAAGTCTCGACTGATGTTAAAGATGTTGGAAGAGGGTCGACTGATATCAAAGATGTTGGAAGAGAGTCGACTGATGTCAAAGATGTTGGAAAAGAGTCGAGGATTGATGTTAAAGATGTTGGAAGAGGGTCAATTGATGTCAAACATGTTGGAAAAGAGTCGATTGATGTCAAACATGTTGGAGAAGTGGAACATGCTTCTGATGGGTATAATACTATTGGTGTGGAGAAGAGAAACACACATGAAGATCCTAATGCACAGCAGGGAAAAGTCACTCGAAAATGCTTGAACAAGTGTGCAATCTTTCCTAATCCTACTGGCGTGCTCTCTCCTAATGCCTCCGCAAGCATAGTAAAGGAGGAACCTAAAGAAGCACTATGCGGGGATGAACATCATCACCAAGCCTGCTTGTGCTCGGTGTCTTTGCCT GCTCCTACGAAGCTACTTTCTGCTCTGAAAGGTAGCCGGGAGAAAGAGGGCTTATCACCCGGGAAACTTTCTGTCACTTGGGCCCCTGATGTGTACGATCCGCCTGCTACATCAATGTCGCACACAGTTACAGGCAAGAAACAGCAGAAGTCAAAGAACAAGAAGAattggaagaaagatggaaagaAGGGGCAAAAGAGCAGCTCATCACGAGGAAAAGATAAGAAGCAATATCGCAAATCTGGGGCTTCTGAGAGGTGTCACAGATCTCTGGATCCCCGTGAAACATTGGTCGACCCAAACAATGGTTTTGGTGAGCTTGTGGTAGGCAGCCCAGACCAGCATTCTTATTGTGGGAGCTCCTTCTTGAAAAATTCGCTTACTAACGTGCATTACCCAGTTGCTGAAGCCTTGTAA
- the LOC103450205 gene encoding arginine biosynthesis bifunctional protein ArgJ, chloroplastic-like isoform X1 — translation MYLFAPQSISVKFSAIPCFGSSGRDFKIPAISMSAVEVSAHIPAAPIFLPEGPWKQIPGGVTAAEGFKASGLYGGLRARGDKPDLALVTCDVDATSAGSFTTNVVAAAPVLYCKSVLKTSETARAVLINAGQANAATGDAGYQDVIECSSSLAKLLHLRQEEVLIESTGVIGQMIKKEALLKSLPKLVNSLSSSTDGANAAAVAITTTDLVSKSVAIQSQVGGTNIRVGGMAKGSGMIHPNMATMLGVVTTDAMVSSDVWRKMVQIAVNRSFNQITVDGDTSTNDTVIALASGLSGTKISSYNSNEAVQLQACLDVVMQGLAKSIAWDGEGATCLIEVTVTGADGEAEAAKMARSVASSSLVKAAIYGRDPNWGRIAAAAGYAGIPFDQSKLQVLLGDILLMNGGEPQLFDRSTASNYLKKAGEIHGTVVISVSVGDGPGRGQAWGCDLSYDYVKINAEYTT, via the exons ATGTATCTCTTCGCTCCTCAATCCATCTCCGTCAAATTCTCAGCAATCCCTTGTTTCGGTTCGTCTGGACGGGACTTCAAAATTCCCGCTATTTCCATGTCTGCAGTTGAAGTCTCCGCTCACATTCCGGCAGCCCCCATTTTCCTTCCAGAAGGACCTTGGAAGCAG ATTCCCGGCGGAGTTACAGCTGCAGAAGGATTCAAAGCTTCAGGATTGTATGGCGGTCTTCGTGCCAGAGGTGACAAGCCTGATCTCGCACTTGTCACTTGTGATGTTGATGCCACTTCTGCTG GATCGTTTACCACGAATGTGGTAGCAGCTGCGCCGGTGTTGTATTGCAAATCTGTATTAAAGACTTCAGAAACG GCACGAGCAGTTTTGATCAATGCTGGTCAAGCCAATGCAGCAACG GGTGATGCAGGATATCAAGATGTAATAGAGTGCTCCAGCAGCCTTGCTAAG CTGCTTCATTTGAGACAAGAGGAAGTGCTGATTGAATCCACTGGTGTGATTGGTCAAATGATAAAGAAG GAAGCACTTCTAAAATCTCTTCCAAAACTGGTTAATTCACTGTCATCATCAACTGATGG GGCAAATGCTGCAGCAGTGGCAATCACAACAACCGACCTCGTTAGCAAGAGTGTGGCAATTCAGTCTCAG GTTGGAGGGACAAATATAAGGGTCGGGGGAATGGCAAAAGGTTCCGGGATGATCCACCCAAATATGGCTACCATGCTGGGA GTAGTAACAACCGATGCAATGGTTAGCAGTGATGTTTGGAGAAAAATGGTTCAAATTGCTGTCAACCGAAGCTTCAACCAAATAACA GTAGATGGTGATACAAGCACCAATGATACTGTCATTGCGTTAGCTAGTGGACTATCTGGAACCAAGATATCTTCCTACAACAGTAACGAAGCAGTCCAACTTCAAGCATGCCTTGATGTG GTAATGCAAGGTCTTGCCAAATCAATAGCTTGGGACGGAGAAGGAGCAACCTGCTTAATTGAG GTCACGGTGACTGGTGCAGACGGTGAGgctgaagcagcaaaaatggcACGGTCGGTGGCATCTTCTTCACTAGTAAAG GCTGCAATATATGGCCGAGACCCAAACTGGGGACGAATTGCTGCTGCTGCAGGCTATGCAGGGATACCTTTCGACCAAAGCAAGCTCCAAGTATTACTAGGGGATATTCTGCTCATGAATGGTGGGGAGCCACAATTATTCGACAG GAGTACGGCTAGTAACTACCTCAAGAAGGCTGGTGAGATCCACGGCACAGTTGTAATTAGTGTATCCGTAG GTGATGGCCCTGGACGAGGTCAAGCATGGGGTTGTGACCTAAGTTACGATTATGTTAAAATTAATGCCGAGTACACAACATAA
- the LOC103450205 gene encoding arginine biosynthesis bifunctional protein ArgJ, chloroplastic-like isoform X2 — protein sequence MYLFAPQSISVKFSAIPCFGSSGRDFKIPAISMSAVEVSAHIPAAPIFLPEGPWKQIPGGVTAAEGFKASGLYGGLRARGDKPDLALVTCDVDATSAGSFTTNVVAAAPVLYCKSVLKTSETARAVLINAGQANAATGDAGYQDVIECSSSLAKEALLKSLPKLVNSLSSSTDGANAAAVAITTTDLVSKSVAIQSQVGGTNIRVGGMAKGSGMIHPNMATMLGVVTTDAMVSSDVWRKMVQIAVNRSFNQITVDGDTSTNDTVIALASGLSGTKISSYNSNEAVQLQACLDVVMQGLAKSIAWDGEGATCLIEVTVTGADGEAEAAKMARSVASSSLVKAAIYGRDPNWGRIAAAAGYAGIPFDQSKLQVLLGDILLMNGGEPQLFDRSTASNYLKKAGEIHGTVVISVSVGDGPGRGQAWGCDLSYDYVKINAEYTT from the exons ATGTATCTCTTCGCTCCTCAATCCATCTCCGTCAAATTCTCAGCAATCCCTTGTTTCGGTTCGTCTGGACGGGACTTCAAAATTCCCGCTATTTCCATGTCTGCAGTTGAAGTCTCCGCTCACATTCCGGCAGCCCCCATTTTCCTTCCAGAAGGACCTTGGAAGCAG ATTCCCGGCGGAGTTACAGCTGCAGAAGGATTCAAAGCTTCAGGATTGTATGGCGGTCTTCGTGCCAGAGGTGACAAGCCTGATCTCGCACTTGTCACTTGTGATGTTGATGCCACTTCTGCTG GATCGTTTACCACGAATGTGGTAGCAGCTGCGCCGGTGTTGTATTGCAAATCTGTATTAAAGACTTCAGAAACG GCACGAGCAGTTTTGATCAATGCTGGTCAAGCCAATGCAGCAACG GGTGATGCAGGATATCAAGATGTAATAGAGTGCTCCAGCAGCCTTGCTAAG GAAGCACTTCTAAAATCTCTTCCAAAACTGGTTAATTCACTGTCATCATCAACTGATGG GGCAAATGCTGCAGCAGTGGCAATCACAACAACCGACCTCGTTAGCAAGAGTGTGGCAATTCAGTCTCAG GTTGGAGGGACAAATATAAGGGTCGGGGGAATGGCAAAAGGTTCCGGGATGATCCACCCAAATATGGCTACCATGCTGGGA GTAGTAACAACCGATGCAATGGTTAGCAGTGATGTTTGGAGAAAAATGGTTCAAATTGCTGTCAACCGAAGCTTCAACCAAATAACA GTAGATGGTGATACAAGCACCAATGATACTGTCATTGCGTTAGCTAGTGGACTATCTGGAACCAAGATATCTTCCTACAACAGTAACGAAGCAGTCCAACTTCAAGCATGCCTTGATGTG GTAATGCAAGGTCTTGCCAAATCAATAGCTTGGGACGGAGAAGGAGCAACCTGCTTAATTGAG GTCACGGTGACTGGTGCAGACGGTGAGgctgaagcagcaaaaatggcACGGTCGGTGGCATCTTCTTCACTAGTAAAG GCTGCAATATATGGCCGAGACCCAAACTGGGGACGAATTGCTGCTGCTGCAGGCTATGCAGGGATACCTTTCGACCAAAGCAAGCTCCAAGTATTACTAGGGGATATTCTGCTCATGAATGGTGGGGAGCCACAATTATTCGACAG GAGTACGGCTAGTAACTACCTCAAGAAGGCTGGTGAGATCCACGGCACAGTTGTAATTAGTGTATCCGTAG GTGATGGCCCTGGACGAGGTCAAGCATGGGGTTGTGACCTAAGTTACGATTATGTTAAAATTAATGCCGAGTACACAACATAA